One window of the Nodosilinea sp. PGN35 genome contains the following:
- a CDS encoding DUF4058 family protein: MADLCLRVLEHPEIWPGVHLLLIAALAESLGPQLRPKYSVSVEVRMYETSGDQALLVAIPDVAIQRAKPQTEVGPTAVAVAPPPQPIQVRVPMPLTVRQGYLEVREVTTKEVVTLMQIGFEKRFL; this comes from the coding sequence TTAGGGTACTAGAGCATCCGGAGATCTGGCCGGGGGTTCACCTGCTGCTGATTGCCGCCTTGGCCGAGTCGCTAGGCCCGCAGTTGCGGCCCAAATATTCGGTTTCGGTGGAAGTGCGGATGTATGAAACCAGTGGCGACCAGGCGCTGCTGGTGGCCATTCCCGATGTGGCCATTCAACGGGCTAAGCCCCAGACCGAGGTGGGGCCGACCGCCGTGGCCGTAGCCCCACCGCCCCAGCCGATTCAGGTGAGGGTGCCAATGCCGTTGACGGTGCGACAGGGGTATTTGGAGGTGCGGGAGGTAACGACTAAGGAGGTGGTGACACTGATGCAGATTGGTTTCGAAAAACGCTTTCTATAG
- a CDS encoding type II toxin-antitoxin system HicB family antitoxin produces the protein MNVKNKEFFVVIERDEDGVYVGEVPQLKACYSQGDTVDELMVNIREVIELCLEELEEELPMNEFIGVQRLVV, from the coding sequence ATGAATGTGAAGAATAAAGAATTTTTTGTGGTTATCGAACGGGATGAAGACGGTGTTTACGTTGGCGAAGTACCTCAGCTAAAGGCTTGCTACAGCCAAGGCGATACCGTTGACGAACTCATGGTGAATATCCGAGAAGTCATAGAACTGTGCCTTGAAGAGCTAGAAGAAGAGTTGCCAATGAACGAATTTATCGGTGTTCAAAGGCTCGTTGTCTAA
- a CDS encoding type II toxin-antitoxin system HicB family antitoxin codes for MSNPTSTSFTIETEQEEEGRWIAEILEIPGALVYGASQQQAVAQVKALALRVIADKLEHGEIDLGLASFI; via the coding sequence ATGAGTAACCCGACTTCTACCAGCTTCACCATTGAAACCGAGCAAGAAGAAGAGGGTCGCTGGATTGCCGAAATCTTAGAGATTCCAGGTGCTCTGGTCTATGGTGCCAGTCAGCAACAGGCCGTTGCCCAAGTCAAAGCTCTAGCCCTGCGCGTGATTGCCGATAAGCTAGAGCATGGTGAAATTGACCTGGGCCTAGCCAGTTTCATCTAA
- a CDS encoding type II toxin-antitoxin system HicA family toxin, with protein sequence MAKLPSVTAQELILALEGIGFRIARQKGSHLRMKHDDGRVATIPIHSGKTIGKGLLLKILRDVELSKEELIELLK encoded by the coding sequence ATGGCTAAGCTTCCTAGTGTTACTGCCCAAGAACTAATTCTAGCTCTGGAAGGAATAGGGTTCCGTATTGCCAGGCAAAAAGGCAGTCATCTACGCATGAAGCATGACGATGGCAGGGTCGCAACAATTCCAATTCATTCCGGAAAAACTATTGGAAAAGGACTACTTTTGAAAATCCTTCGAGATGTCGAACTAAGCAAAGAGGAACTAATTGAACTTCTTAAATAA